From the Callithrix jacchus isolate 240 chromosome 22, calJac240_pri, whole genome shotgun sequence genome, the window GCTTAATAAATGCagttgtcacagtcattctttccAGAGCCAGGTTCAGGATTGGGGCAGAGCTGGAtgcggacacacacacactcttctctCTGAAGACCCTCCTCACTAGAACTGTGTTACAGTAGCCTGAAGGCGCTTAATAATTGTAcaggaaggccaggtgcagtggctcacacctgtaatcccgcccTTGGGACACAGAGGAGGTGGGGGGggaccctgaggtcaggagtttgagaccagcctggtcaacacggtgaaaccccatctctactaaaaatacaaaagtcagcctgGCAGGGTTGTACacgcctgcggtcccagctactcgggaggcggaggcacgagaatcgcttgagcccaggaggcggaggttgcagtgagctgggattgtgccactgcgctccaggctgggcaacagagcgagactccgtctcaaaaaaataaaatgtgcagaAGGGTGTTTGTTCTCTTTGTTAACTTGTAACCATAAGAGGCAGGGGCCATTACTGCTCCCACTTAccgagggggaaactgaggctccatgCAGCCAGAGCCTTGCTCGCTCCGGGCTACTGAGTGCACAGCTGACCGAAGGGGCCCTCCTCCGCCCGGGGCATTGAGAGCTGAGGTTTGCTGCGCCCATGACGGTGCCGCCCCCCGCCCCGGGGACGCTGGCAGATGTCTGTCTGTGGTTGTCAGGACTGGGGAGCTGATGGCATAGAGCgggtagaggccagggacacTGCCCAGCACCCTGGAGTGCCCAGATGGGTTTCTCCCCCTCCCCGAGGAAAACCACCAAGAATGACCCCCTATGCTAAGATAGCAGATAAAACGGTTACCTTTCTCGGCTCTGGCACTGAGTCTTGGTGACTGCCCCGCCTCCCTTTCCGGTCTCTGCCTTCCCTTATATTAAAACACTGACCTCCTTTCCCAGGGCCTCCCATCGGGCCTGGACTGAGACAGGGATCGTTGCGGATTACAtcgtttttctttgagatagagtcactctcacgcaggctggagtgtggtggtgagtTCTccgctcactgcgacctccgcctcccgggttcaagcgattctcctgcctcagcctcccgagtagctgggactacaggcgcgcgccaccgtgtccagctaatttttgtattttttagtagagacagggtttcaccatgttggccaggctggtctcgaacccctgacttcaggtaatccacccacctgagccttccaaagtgctgggattacagccatgagccaccgcacccggccagattaCACTCATTCACTCGACAAACGCTTACTGGGCAGCTATTCTGCACCCACCCCACTGCCTGCCACCCCAGCGTCGGGCTCCTGCCTGCCCTTGGGAGCTCCCAACCCCGGGAGAGGGGGGACGTGGAGACACGGACCAGTTACAGGTGAAAGGCTCAGGCTTAGGGCCGCGATGGGGGGTGCAGAGTTTGTGGGCAGTGGTGACACCCTAGAGGCGTCACGGAGGCTTCTGGGAGGAGGTGACGGTTGCAGACTCCCAAGAGGAAGCCTGGTGCCGTCACGGGGGTCAGAGGGTCCCTGGCCCCGGCCCACCGCCTCCTCTCTCCGGCAGGAGCCGTCACTCTGCTAAGCCTGTATCTGCTGTTCGGCTACGGAGCGTCTCTGCTGTGCAATCTCATCGGATTTGTATACCCCGCATATGCTTCGTGAGTGCGCAGCTGGCTACGTGCGTGGGGGGCTGGGGGGGTTCCCGGGCAGCCCCTGACCCTGCCGCGTCTCCCGGCAGAATCAAAGCTATCGAGAGCCCAAGCAAGGACGACGACACGGTGTGGCTCACCTACTGGGTGGTGTACGCCCTGTTCAGCCTGGCCGAGTTCTTCAGCGACCTACTCCTGTCCTGGTTCCCTTTCTACTACGTGGGCAAGGTGGGCCCTGCCAGGGCGGGCACAGCCGTGGAGCACCTGGGGCTCGGGGATTCCTGGGAGGCGCTGGGGCCAGAAGGTCCGGAGGAGATGAGATGGGGGATGTGAGGGGCAGACTTAGTCACTTCCCTGGGAAACAGGCCCATCCAGGGGCTGATGGTGGAGGCTCACCCTAAAGGGTGTCTGAGGGTGGAGGCTCGCCCTCAAGGGTGTCTGAGGGTGGAGGCTCGCCCTCAAGGGTGTCTGAGGGTGGAGGCTCGCCCTCAAGGGTGTCTGAGGGTGGAGGCTCGCCCTCAAGGGTGTCTGAGGGTGGAGGCTCGCCCTCAAGGGTGTCTGAGGGTGGAGGCTCGCCCTCAAGGGTGTCTGAGGGTGGAGGCTCGCCCTCAAGGGTGTCTGAGGGTGGAGGCTCGCCCTCAAGGGTGTCTGAGGGTGGAGACCCCGTTCCTGCCCAGGGTGGGCATCTGGTGGCGTGGTGTGGCCCGTCTCCCTCCCAGGGGTACGGAGCTGGGTGGGGCCGCGTGTGACTCCTGCCCCGCCCTGCAGTGCGCCTTCCTGTTGTTCTGCATGGCTCCCAGGCCCTGGAACGGGGCTCTCATGCTGTATCACCGCGTCGTGCGCCCGCTGTTCCTAAAGCACCACGGGGCCGTGGACAGAATCGTGAACAACCTCAGCGGGCGAGCCCTGGACACGGCAGCCGGAATAACCAGGAACGGTGGGTGCTCGCAGGCGCCCGGCCGCCTCTGGCTGTGTCCCAGATCTCGACCTGTCTGCCCCCACCTTGCCTCCCTTCCTGATTCTGATGGCCTCTGCCTGGCATCTCGGCGCCCCCTCTCACTGTCCGCCTCTCTCTCTCACGCTTTCGGGAACCAGTCTTACAGGCCCTGGCCCGCAGCCGGGCAAGCGTTACCCCAGCGGCTGTGGCAGGGCCCTCCACTCCCCTGGATGCTGACTGTACGTAACCCCTTTGGGGAGGTAGGAGCTGTGTGAGTGTATGTTTGCTGggtgcatgtggtgtgtgcatatgtgtgcatgtgcatgagaatgtatgtgtgtgcatatgtggtgtgtgcatgtgtacgtgtgcatgagtgtgcatgtgcgGGCATGTTtgctatgtgtgtgcatgtgggcatgtggcacatgcatgtgtgtgtgcatgagtgtgtatgtCATGTGTGGGCAAGTGGCATGTGCGtgtggatgtgtgcatgtgtatttgtgtcaGGTGTGGGCATgtggcacgtgcatgtgtgtgtgcgtgtgcatgagTGTATTTGTGTCAGGTGTGGGCATGTGGCATGTGCGtgtggatgtgtgcatgtgtgtatttgtgtcagGTGTGGGCATgtggcacgtgcatgtgtgtgcgtgtgcatgagtgtgtatttgtgtcaggtgtgggcatgtggcatgtgcgtgtgg encodes:
- the REEP6 gene encoding receptor expression-enhancing protein 6 isoform X1, with translation MDGLSQRVERFLEQRNLVTDALGALEAKTGVEKRYLAAGAVTLLSLYLLFGYGASLLCNLIGFVYPAYASIKAIESPSKDDDTVWLTYWVVYALFSLAEFFSDLLLSWFPFYYVGKCAFLLFCMAPRPWNGALMLYHRVVRPLFLKHHGAVDRIVNNLSGRALDTAAGITRNVLQALARSRASVTPAAVAGPSTPLDADLKPSQTLPPKDK
- the REEP6 gene encoding receptor expression-enhancing protein 6 isoform X2 — its product is MDGLSQRVERFLEQRNLVTDALGALEAKTGVEKRYLAAGAVTLLSLYLLFGYGASLLCNLIGFVYPAYASIKAIESPSKDDDTVWLTYWVVYALFSLAEFFSDLLLSWFPFYYVGKCAFLLFCMAPRPWNGALMLYHRVVRPLFLKHHGAVDRIVNNLSGRALDTAAGITRNVKPSQTLPPKDK